The DNA segment GAATACCTTTTTTAGATACGAATTTAGTTGATTATGTAACAAAAATAGAGCCTTCTATAAAATATGATAAAAAAGTATCAAAAGTATTGTTAGCAAAAGCATTTGAAAAAGAACTTCCTTCTGAAATTATATATAGAGATAAAAAAGGCTTTAGTATACCTTATGGGGAATGGCTTGAAACTATTGTTAATGATATAGGATTTAATGAAAATATTTATATTAATTTATTTCTTAATAAAAAAATAGGATGGACAAAATTTATTACACTAGTAATGCTAAAAAAGTTTAATAGCAATATTGAGTTAAGTGGGGAAATATGAATAGATATTTAGATATAAACTCTTTAATAGTGTTAAATTATTTTGAAAACAATGATAGGTTAACTTGGCATATAAGTCATAAAAAGTATGATGAATTTGCACAAGATATTTATAAGTGGTTATACGAAATAGATTTAGATGATAAAGAATTTGAGCTTTTTAATATTTCATCACCTATAATATATCAATCTTTATCTACATATTTAACACATGTTTATGATTATATAATATTGGAGGAGAAAAGAGAGCATATATTTTACTCTCAAGATAGTAGTATTTATATAGATAAAATCTGGAAGAAACAAGTTATTGATAGTATATTTTCAATCGAATTAGAGAAAAAAAGATTTAAAAGAAGTAAAATCAAATCTTTGTATTCTTTTTTAATTAAATATATTCCAAAAAATTTTTTTGATGCAATAATTATTTCTAAAAATCAATTAGTTACGGAGTTTGTAAATAAAAGTAATTTAAAGACTATATATCTGTCTCCTAGTTATTATTTTAAAATAAATACAAATAGAAGTTATTTTACAGATAAAATAGCTAAAAAGTTGGCAAATAATTTAATAGAAAAAATAGAAAATGAATATTTTAAACTATTTGAAGATCATAAAGCATCAATAGAATTTATAATAAATACTCTTTTATCAAGAGCACATAATGATTTAAAAAGTTATAATGGATTCTTAAAAAGTGCAAAAAATGTAATTACTGGAACAGGGAACAATTACTATAACAGGCTATTATCGACAATCGCTAAAAAAGAAAATTGTAAAGTTTCTCGTTTTTACCACGGTGGAGACAGGTGCTTTTTTAATGATCCTTGGTACTGGGAAAGTGAATTTTTTCAAACAGATTATTTTTATACATATGGTAAAAAGTGGGGAAATTTTGCAAAGAATAAAGTCTATGAATTAAATAAAAATATTGATGTGATATCTTTGGGATCTAAATACCATACTAAAATATATAATAAATATTTTGGTAAGAAAATAGGGAATAGAAAAAGGATACTATATATTCCAAACTCTTTTGTTGGGGAATTAAGACAGTTTCCTTATGCTAAAATTATTGACCCCTTATTATTTGATTGGCAAAAATATTTAATTGATATGTTGCAAAAAAATGGTTTTGATGTAATATATAAAAAACATCCAAAAGGCTTTTTTCAAGAGGAAAATATTTTAGGGAAAATAGCAAAGCATGAATCTACTAATCTTATGATAGAAGCTTTAAGTGAAGCAGATATTGTTATTTGTGATATGGCTGGGAGTGCATTTGTTGAGTCATTATGTGCAGGGAAAGATATAATTCTTATAGATACACTACAACGTCCATTTGATATAAAGAATAAAAGAAATCTACAAAAAGCAGTAAAAATAGTAGAAGGATATTGGGAAGATAATATATTAAAAGTAGATGAGAAAATATTAATAGAGACAATAAATTTTTTTAATATTGAAGATAATGACAAAGATGATATTATAAAAGAATACTACATTAATAAGGATTAAAGTGATGAAAGTATTATTATTAGCAGGTGGTTTTGGAACACGTCTTAGTGAAGAAACAGATTTAAAGCCAAAACCAATGGTAGAAATTGGTAGTAAACCAATTATTTGGCATATAATGAAAATATACTCAAAATATGGATTTAATGAATTTGTTGTTTTACTTGGGTATAAAGGGTATCTTATAAAAGAATATTTTGCTAACTATTTTCTTCATCAAAGGGATATTACAATTAATATGAAAAATGGAAATATTGAAGTATTGAATAATACTAGTGAACCTTGGAAAATAACTCTTTTGGATACAGGTATAAATAGTATGACTGGTGGAAGGGTAAAAAGAGCAAAAGAGTTTGTTGGGGATGAACCTTTTATGTTAACTTATGGTGATGGTGTAAGTGATATAAATATTTTAAAACTTTTGGAATTTCATAAATCACATGGTAAATTAATTACAATGACTTCTGCCCAACCTGATGGTAGATTTGGTGCACTAGAAATGACCGAGGATAATCAAGTTAAAAGTTTTCATGAAAAACCAAAAGGGGATAGACATTGGGTAAATGCTGGATTTTTTGTATGTGAGCCTAAAGTATTTGATTACATAGAAAATGACTTAACTACATTTGAACAGGAACCACTTAAAAATTTAGCATTGGATGGAGAAATGTTTACTTATAAGCATAAAGGTTTCTGGAAACCAATGGATACATTAAAAGATAAAAATGATTTAAATGAATTATGGGAAAGTGGTAAGGCTCCATGGAAAACTTGGTAATAGAAAATTTATTTTCTAAAATATATAAAGACAAAACTGTATTGGTTACAGGACATACGGGATTTAAAGGCTCTTGGCTCAGTTTTTGGCTTCATAAAATGGGAGCAAAAGTTATTGGATACTCATTAGAAACACCAACAAATCCAAGTCATATAGAACTATTGGCTTTAGATATTATTTCAATTATTGGAGATATTAGAGATTTAGATAAGCTAAATGAAGTTTTTGATGAGTATAAACCAGATATTGTATTTCATCTTGCAGCTCAACCACTCGTAAGACTATCTTATGAAAATCCAATTGAAACTTATGAGACAAATGTAATAGGAACACTGAAAGTTTTTGAAGCTTGTAGAAAACATAATCTAAAGGTTATTGTAAATATAACAAGTGACAAAGCCTATGAAAATAAAGAATGGATATGGGGATATAGAGAAAATGACCCAATGGGGGGATATGACCCTTATAGTTCATCTAAAGGATGTGCTGATTTATTAGCATCATCATATAGAAATTCATACTTTAATTTAAAAGAATATAAGAAAACTCATAATACATTACTTGCAACATGTCGAGCAGGAAATGTTATAGGTGGTGGAGATTGGGCTAAAGATAGACTTATTACTGATATTATGGTTTCAGTTAGTCTTAATAAAAAAGTAAGTATACGAAATCCATATGCTACGAGACCATGGGAACATGTATTAGAACCTTTAAGTGGATATTTACATATTGGTCAAAAGCTTTTAGAAGAAAAAAAAGAGTTTGCCCAAGCTTGGAATTTTGGACCAAGTGATGAAGGAAGTATTACTGTTGAAGAAGTAGTAAAAAATGTAAAGAAACATTGGAATAAAATAGATTATGAGATAAATAAAGATTCAAATCAATTTCATGAAGCAAAATTACTTAAACTTGATTGTTCAAAAGCTCATATAAAACTTAAATGGAAAGATGTGTGGGATAGTGATACTACCTTTGAAAAAACTGTAAAATGGTATAAAGCATACTATGAAGAAGATAAAAAAGTTTTAACCCAAAAAGATTTAGAAAGTTATATTACTGATGCAAAAGCTAAAAATATTGAATGGGCTATTAAATAAATGACCATATTATTGAGTGGTTCAACAGGATTTTTAGGAAGCTATCTTCTTAAATTATTTATAAGAGATGGTTATAAGGTAATTGCTTTAAAAAGAAGTACTTCAAATATTTCTAGAATTGACAAATTTTTGAACAGTATAGTAATTTATGATATTGATAAAATAGAATTATCACAAATATTTAAAAATCACAAAATTAATATAGTTGTTAATACAGTTATAAATTATGGTAGAAAAGATAATAAATTAACATCTGTTTTAGATACAAATTTAATGTTTAATTTGAATCTTTTGGAAGTATCGATTGCATCAAATATAAAAGCATTTGTAAATGCAGATACACTACTTGATAGGAGAATAAATGCATATGCTCTTTCAAAAGCCCAATTTGTAGATTGGATGAAATTTCTATCAAATAAAAATACAAAAATGATAAATATAAAAATAGAACATATGTATGGACTTGAAGATGATGAAAATAAATTTATTTATTGGTTGGTTAATAAATTAGAGCAAAATGTAGAAAAAATTGATTTAACATCAGGAGTTCAAAAAAGAGATTTTATTTATATTGATGATATTGTTAATGCATATAAAATTATTATTGGAAATATCGATAAATTCTCAAATTATGAGGAGTTTGAACTTGGAAGTGGACATAGTATTGAAGTTAAAAAATTTGTTAAAAAGATTTATGAAGAAATTTATAATAAACAAGTTTTAAATACTAAGTTAAATTTTGGAGTAATTCCTTATAGAGATAATGAAAATATGAATATAGAAGTAAATCTTGATAAAATTTTAAATTTAGGATGGAAACCAAAAGTTTTTTTTGAAGAGGGAATAAAAAGAATAATTGAAGGGAAAAGTTGATGACAAAGCAAGAGCAATTGAAGCAAGAAATTTTACAAAAAACAAAAGAATATTATGAGTTAGTTCATAAACCA comes from the Halarcobacter ebronensis genome and includes:
- the rfbF gene encoding glucose-1-phosphate cytidylyltransferase, which encodes MKVLLLAGGFGTRLSEETDLKPKPMVEIGSKPIIWHIMKIYSKYGFNEFVVLLGYKGYLIKEYFANYFLHQRDITINMKNGNIEVLNNTSEPWKITLLDTGINSMTGGRVKRAKEFVGDEPFMLTYGDGVSDINILKLLEFHKSHGKLITMTSAQPDGRFGALEMTEDNQVKSFHEKPKGDRHWVNAGFFVCEPKVFDYIENDLTTFEQEPLKNLALDGEMFTYKHKGFWKPMDTLKDKNDLNELWESGKAPWKTW
- the rfbG gene encoding CDP-glucose 4,6-dehydratase; this encodes MENLVIENLFSKIYKDKTVLVTGHTGFKGSWLSFWLHKMGAKVIGYSLETPTNPSHIELLALDIISIIGDIRDLDKLNEVFDEYKPDIVFHLAAQPLVRLSYENPIETYETNVIGTLKVFEACRKHNLKVIVNITSDKAYENKEWIWGYRENDPMGGYDPYSSSKGCADLLASSYRNSYFNLKEYKKTHNTLLATCRAGNVIGGGDWAKDRLITDIMVSVSLNKKVSIRNPYATRPWEHVLEPLSGYLHIGQKLLEEKKEFAQAWNFGPSDEGSITVEEVVKNVKKHWNKIDYEINKDSNQFHEAKLLKLDCSKAHIKLKWKDVWDSDTTFEKTVKWYKAYYEEDKKVLTQKDLESYITDAKAKNIEWAIK
- a CDS encoding NAD-dependent epimerase/dehydratase — protein: MTILLSGSTGFLGSYLLKLFIRDGYKVIALKRSTSNISRIDKFLNSIVIYDIDKIELSQIFKNHKINIVVNTVINYGRKDNKLTSVLDTNLMFNLNLLEVSIASNIKAFVNADTLLDRRINAYALSKAQFVDWMKFLSNKNTKMINIKIEHMYGLEDDENKFIYWLVNKLEQNVEKIDLTSGVQKRDFIYIDDIVNAYKIIIGNIDKFSNYEEFELGSGHSIEVKKFVKKIYEEIYNKQVLNTKLNFGVIPYRDNENMNIEVNLDKILNLGWKPKVFFEEGIKRIIEGKS